A stretch of Argiope bruennichi chromosome 10, qqArgBrue1.1, whole genome shotgun sequence DNA encodes these proteins:
- the LOC129987618 gene encoding uncharacterized protein LOC129987618, with protein MEKDITSLNRTRGGIKAQITRLLASIKDQQLEDVEIEEIEVKLDKERKLNQQFEPLRQDYYKVVKRDEDLVEIENSFEDIDSDLLKLEVMLGDPEFTRSSKIDALLGAETFFEIVKGEQIRSSLNSLIFQNTVFGYVAGGYVNTNNQEPSTNLCTLVSRNENIEKVIKKFWLVENISEENTILSSEEEFCEAHFKETHTRNKDGRFVVKMPMKEGFLGDSKALANVRLNQTVKRLHKNPMMKNLYKEFIAEYESLGHMEKVNNDLCEGSYYLPHHGVYKPENSTTKLRVVFNASAPSTSGQSLNDLLLAGAVKENIFEIMTRFRTYKYAFTADIKKMYRQILIDESQRNLLKILWKDNMNESPTTYHLNTVTYGTKSAPFLAIRCLKQLALDEAKKFPLASQVTLTDVYMDDFVSGATTLEAAQELQRQLIQMLQTCGMELHKWTSNSTELINNSSEETNQQYFLVDRHSSIKALGLNWQPKEDYFLFKVNLKIKLFYTKRDVLSVIARLYDPLGLVGPVITKAKIFMQKLWIQQLNWEDTLPQSIQPEWSNFVTSLKVIENLKVPRHILTESYERTVIVGYADASEAAFGAVVYMKSIMEDGTAVNKLIASKSRVAPIKVISIPRLELSACLLLSQLIEGIRPSLQMLISETICYTDSTIALAWIKTPPYKLKTFVATRVSKIQTLTENFQWKHISSQLNPADVISRGLNPHELLTNDLWWRGPDYLLDSKNYSSVELDESAISDEQYLTELKSQSNISLSSDLNHYYILFGKNFGPLEAKISQERLCTTV; from the exons atggaGAAAGACATTACTTCGTTAAATAGGACTCGTGGTGGAATCAAGGCGCAAATAACTAGACTATTAGCGTCAATAAAGGATCAGCAGTTAGAGGATGTTGAAATAGAAGAAATTGAAGTCAAGTTGGATAAAGAGCGTAAATTAAATCAACAGTTTGAACCTTTAAGACAAGACTACTACAAAGTTGTGAAAAGAGATGAAGATTTAGTGGAAATTGAAAATAGCTTCGAGGATATCGACTCGGATCTCCTAAAATTGGAG GTTATGCTTGGTGATCCGGAATTTACACGGAGTTCCAAAATCGATGCCCTTTTGGGTGCTGAAACCTTCTTTGAAATTGTTAAGGGTGAACAAATACGTTcatctctaaattcattaatatttcaaaatactgtatTTGGTTATGTCGCTGGTGGCTATGTAAATACAAACAATCAGGAGCCATCTACTAATTTATGTACTTTAGTTTCTcgaaatgaaaatatagaaaaagtaatcaaaaaattcTGGTTAGTGGAAAATATTAGTGAAGAAAATACTATTCTTAGTAGTGAAGAAGAGTTTTGCGAGGCTCATTTTAAAGAAACCCACACCAGAAATAAGGATGGTCGATTCGTAGTTAAAATGCCGATGAAAGAAGGTTTTTTGGGTGATTCTAAAGCCTTAGCCAACGTTAGACTTAACCAAACAGTTAAGCGATTGCATAAGAATCccatgatgaaaaatttatataaggaatttattgcagaatatgaAAGTTTGGGTCATATGGAAAAAGTGAATAATGACCTTTGTGAAGGATCTTATTATTTGCCGCATCATGGAGTTTATAAACCTGAAAACTCAACCACAAAATTAAGGGTTGTATTTAATGCCAGTGCCCCTAGTACATCGGGACAAAGTTTAAATGATTTGCTTCTTGCCGGTgcagtgaaagaaaatatttttgaaataatgactaGATTTAGGACTTATAAATACGCATTTACGGCAGATATTAAGAAGATGTACCgtcaaatattaattgatgaatcaCAGAGAAATCtgctaaaaatattatggaaggATAATATGAATGAGTCTCCAACTACTTATCACCTTAACACTGTCACTTACGGCACAAAATCGGCTCCATTTTTGGCCATTCGTTGTTTGAAGCAACTCGCTTTGGATGAAGCGAAAAAATTTCCGTTAGCTTCACAAGTTACACTAACAGATGTGTATATGGACGATTTCGTCTCGGGTGCTACTACTTTAGAAGCAGCCCAGGAATTACAAAGGCAGTTGATACAAATGCTGCAAACTTGTGGCATGGAGCTTCATAAATGGACTTCAAATTCCACTGAACTCATAAATAATAGCTCTGAGGAAACTAACCAACAATATTTTCTCGTTGATCGACATTCTTCAATAAAAGCTTTGGGTCTGAATTGGCAAccaaaagaagattattttctctttaaggtAAACTTAAAGATCAAGCTTTTCTACACTAAAAGAGACGTGTTGTCAGTTATCGCTCGTTTGTATGATCCATTAGGTCTCGTTGGTCCTGTTATCACAAAGGCcaaaattttcatgcaaaaattatgGATCCAACAATTGAACTGGGAAGATACTCTCCCTCAGTCAATTCAGCCAGAATGGTCGAATTTTGTGACATCTTTGAAAGTAATTGAAAATCTCAAAGTTCCTAGACATATCTTGACAGAATCTTATGAAAGAACTGTTATAGTAGGTTATGCTGATGCTTCTGAAGCTGCTTTCGGAGCGGTAGTTTACATGAAATCTATTATGGAAGATGGCACAGCTGTTAATAAACTTATTGCCAGTAAATCAAGAGTTGCTCCCATTAAAGTCATTTCGATCCCTCGTTTGGAGTTGTCAGCGTGTCTCCTTCTGTCGCAGTTGATAGAAGGAATTCGTCCTTCTCTTCAGATGCTAATCAGTGAAACAATCTGTTACACCGATTCAACAATTGCACTTGCCTGGATAAAGACACCTCCatataaactaaaaacttttgtCGCTACTCGAGTATCAAAGATACAAACTCTCACAGAAAACTTCCAGTGGAAACATATTTCTTCCCAACTGAATCCTGCTGATGTAATATCTAGAGGTTTGAACCCTCATGAACTCTTAACCAACGACTTATGGTGGCGTGGTCCTGACTATTTACtggattctaaaaattattctagtGTTGAACTTGATGAGTCTGCAATTTCAGATGAACAATATCTGACTGAACTGAAATCACAGTCAAACATTAGTTTAtcttct GACCTCAATCACTATTACATTTTGTTCGGCAAGAATTTTGGCCCATTGGAGGCAAAAATATCGCAAGAAAGGTTGTGCACAACTGTATAA
- the LOC129987619 gene encoding uncharacterized protein LOC129987619, translated as MGNLSPERVNPNPVFSNTGVDFCGPFFIRYKNQRKGNLHKVYVAIFVCLVTKAIHLEIVFDLTSQAFIACLKRFFSRRGKCSTLFSDNSKTFIGANKELKKLASLVNFPDENLSRFLAMENISWKFLPPRAPNFGGLWESGVKSFKHHLKRTVADAKLFYEEFLTVITQIEGILNSRPISPLSSDASDLEPLTPGHFLIGRPINSIPEPSVINELDSKLTRWQRLTKIVEQIWKRWSIDYLNHLQDRKKWRFSKNNIKENDMVILKEDNLPPFKWCLGRISQVIPGQDGTIRVVIVKTKNGHFKRPISKICLLPIQT; from the coding sequence ATGGGGAATTTATCTCCAGAGCGAGTAAATCCCAACCCTGTATTTTCTAACACAGGTGTAGACTTTTGCGGTCCATTTTTCATAAGgtacaaaaatcaaagaaagggtAATTTACATAAGGTGTATGTAGCTATTTTCGTTTGCCTAGTTACTAAGGCTATACATCTTGAAATAGTTTTTGACTTGACATCACAAGCATTTATTGCTTGCTTGAAAAGATTCTTCTCACGTCGAGGGAAATGCTCAACTTTATTTAGTGATAATAGTAAAACCTTTATAGGAGCcaacaaagaattgaaaaaactCGCTTCACTTGTTAATTTTCCTGATGAAAATTTATCAAGGTTTTTGGCAATGGAAAATATCTCCTGGAAATTTCTTCCCCCTCGGGCCCCTAATTTCGGAGGACTCTGGGAGTCTGGAGTTAAGTCCTTCAAGCATCATCTAAAAAGAACTGTTgctgatgcaaaattattttatgaggaGTTTTTAACTGTTATTACTCAAATAGAAGGCATCCTAAACTCAAGACCTATCTCACCTTTATCTTCCGATGCTTCGGATTTAGAACCATTAACTCCAGGCCATTTTTTAATAGGCAGGCCCATAAATTCTATCCCAGAGCCTTCAGTAATAAATGAACTAGACAGTAAATTAACCCGTTGGCAAAGACTGACAAAAATAGTAGAACAAATCTGGAAACGCTGGTCGATTGACTATCTAAATCATTTGCAAGACCGAAAAAAATggcgattttcaaaaaataatattaaggaaaatgatATGGTTATACTAAAGGAGGATAACCTTCCACCTTTTAAATGGTGTCTTGGAAGAATAAGCCAAGTTATTCCCGGACAGGACGGCACAATTCGTGTTGTAATTGTCAAAACTAAAAATGGTCATTTTAAAAGACCAATATCTAAAATTTGCCTCCTACCCATTCAGACTTGA